The following are from one region of the Leptospira terpstrae serovar Hualin str. LT 11-33 = ATCC 700639 genome:
- the rlmD gene encoding 23S rRNA (uracil(1939)-C(5))-methyltransferase RlmD — protein sequence MTTTKPGGKICTHFGTCGGCNYLDIDYTKELRKKEQNIKELFKTYRHLEFRTIVPSPSPEFYRHKIQLPFGRRIIGNKTLLTLGLFNKESTFVLDQTECDIQDPGLTEIALAVKQWARREGLLPYNEKSKRGMMKYLVARKSFSTGEIILGLVTAKEDLPHAKDASKRLHTAIQNRIGKTGKLGKIVGIIQNINTRHTTMALGREEHLLWGRPYIHEHFGKHKFRVGLSTFLQVNPIQTPSLYNLVLDEIEPEARVIDAYSGIGTISFWISGNCKEVMGIEENPNSHRTALESIKYNHVHNVRFRKGRVAEVLPSLFGKNYDTLVLDPPRNGLGAEVAETILGMGFKKIVYVSCDPMSLREDTNLLARQYFLNSVQPVDMFPRTDHVETVAVFRNKNLT from the coding sequence ATGACAACAACAAAACCCGGTGGAAAAATCTGTACACACTTCGGAACATGCGGTGGATGTAATTACTTAGATATTGATTACACCAAAGAACTTCGAAAAAAAGAACAGAACATTAAAGAACTTTTTAAAACCTATCGCCACTTAGAATTTCGTACCATTGTTCCCAGTCCCTCTCCTGAATTTTACAGGCACAAAATCCAACTTCCTTTTGGAAGGAGGATTATAGGAAACAAAACCCTTCTGACTTTAGGTCTCTTCAATAAAGAATCCACATTTGTCCTAGACCAAACTGAATGCGATATCCAAGATCCAGGTCTTACTGAAATTGCTCTGGCCGTCAAACAATGGGCTAGGCGAGAAGGTCTTCTCCCTTATAACGAAAAATCCAAACGGGGAATGATGAAGTATCTTGTAGCAAGAAAATCCTTTTCTACAGGGGAAATCATTCTTGGACTTGTGACTGCTAAGGAAGACCTTCCCCATGCTAAAGATGCTTCCAAGAGACTCCACACAGCCATCCAGAACCGCATTGGAAAAACTGGCAAACTCGGAAAAATTGTTGGGATCATTCAAAATATCAATACGCGACATACTACAATGGCATTAGGCCGCGAAGAACATTTGTTATGGGGTAGACCTTATATCCATGAACATTTTGGAAAACATAAATTCCGCGTTGGCCTTTCCACTTTTTTACAAGTAAACCCCATCCAAACTCCGAGTTTATACAACTTAGTACTCGATGAAATTGAACCAGAAGCCAGAGTGATTGATGCTTATTCCGGAATTGGAACCATTTCCTTTTGGATTTCAGGAAACTGTAAAGAAGTAATGGGGATCGAAGAAAATCCAAACTCTCATAGAACGGCTCTCGAATCGATTAAATACAATCACGTACATAACGTACGGTTTCGCAAAGGGAGAGTGGCCGAAGTATTGCCTTCCCTATTTGGAAAAAACTACGACACCTTAGTTCTTGACCCGCCACGTAATGGCCTCGGTGCCGAAGTGGCCGAAACCATTTTAGGAATGGGATTTAAAAAAATTGTCTATGTATCTTGTGATCCAATGAGTCTGAGAGAAGACACAAATTTACTGGCAAGACAGTACTTTTTAAATTCTGTTCAACCAGTTGATATGTTCCCAAGAACTGATCATGTGGAAACAGTAGCAGTATTTAGAAATAAAAATCTCACATAA
- a CDS encoding FAD-dependent oxidoreductase, giving the protein MKSGVYRDYKSYQPKETITVDVVVIGSGCGGSTMAYELSKKGFKVALIEQGGNYHTGTFDNNELNMGGKVSAERNFHTTADGGINLVYGNNLGGASVHYWADSYRTPEDRLLLWNRKYGIEHHLPEDLKSFWPELESDLHVTPAGEEYFNPMNRLFRGASQRLGWEGHAVPQARKNCQKSGHCMQGCLFGAKQSQLVTHIPRAVQLGTDVYTDLRAEKLVYVGQKVTGLEAVVIDRRTLRPTATRVSFQAKAVCVSAGGFGSSTFLLRNGLKKRLPALGQFLAINPSPMVHALYEEPIIQWRNIPAAYGVEGFRLARYQNGKYREGGYMLMPNQLQPATLAALIPSFGKEHFHYMKQMEHLGGTIGWIDDVDGELGSIEVDFSGKRKIHYPFGKITKQIFSDLTYKQMKLNFEAGAKEVFLAGMKLRKYSKLPKKEEIDALAWRPAEFPMAAPHPAGGCRMGNSPENSVVNSRHQVHGFQNLFVADSSVFPTGVSVDPSFTIMAFSKKASEFVMDVM; this is encoded by the coding sequence ATGAAATCGGGAGTCTATCGTGATTATAAATCCTACCAACCAAAGGAAACCATTACCGTTGATGTTGTGGTGATTGGTTCTGGGTGCGGTGGGTCTACCATGGCCTACGAACTTTCCAAAAAAGGATTCAAAGTAGCCCTCATCGAACAGGGAGGAAACTACCATACGGGAACTTTTGACAACAATGAGTTGAATATGGGAGGAAAGGTTTCTGCAGAGAGAAACTTTCACACCACTGCAGATGGTGGAATCAACCTTGTGTATGGAAACAATTTGGGTGGGGCATCAGTCCACTACTGGGCAGACAGTTACCGCACACCCGAAGACCGATTGTTACTCTGGAACCGTAAATATGGAATTGAACACCACTTACCGGAAGATTTAAAATCCTTTTGGCCGGAACTGGAATCGGATCTTCATGTTACGCCAGCCGGTGAAGAATATTTTAATCCTATGAATCGTTTGTTTCGTGGAGCCTCACAACGATTAGGTTGGGAAGGGCATGCGGTTCCCCAAGCACGAAAAAACTGCCAAAAATCCGGCCATTGTATGCAAGGTTGTCTATTCGGTGCCAAACAGTCGCAGCTAGTAACTCATATTCCGAGAGCAGTACAACTAGGAACTGATGTTTATACTGACCTTCGGGCAGAAAAATTAGTATATGTTGGCCAAAAAGTCACTGGGCTTGAAGCCGTTGTCATCGATCGGCGCACCTTAAGACCAACGGCCACAAGAGTTTCCTTTCAAGCAAAAGCCGTTTGTGTTTCCGCTGGAGGTTTTGGAAGTTCTACTTTTTTACTTCGTAACGGTTTAAAGAAACGATTACCCGCACTCGGACAATTCCTTGCGATCAATCCATCTCCCATGGTACATGCGTTATATGAAGAACCTATCATCCAGTGGCGTAATATTCCGGCGGCCTATGGAGTGGAAGGATTTCGTTTGGCACGTTACCAAAATGGAAAATACCGTGAAGGTGGGTATATGCTTATGCCAAACCAATTGCAACCGGCAACACTTGCAGCCCTCATACCAAGTTTTGGAAAAGAACACTTTCATTATATGAAACAAATGGAACATTTAGGCGGAACAATCGGCTGGATTGATGATGTGGATGGTGAACTTGGTTCCATCGAAGTGGATTTTTCTGGAAAACGTAAAATTCATTATCCGTTCGGAAAAATCACCAAACAAATCTTTAGCGATCTTACTTATAAACAAATGAAGTTAAACTTTGAAGCCGGAGCGAAAGAAGTATTCCTTGCTGGGATGAAACTAAGGAAATATTCTAAACTACCTAAAAAAGAAGAAATCGATGCCCTTGCATGGCGGCCTGCTGAATTTCCGATGGCAGCTCCTCACCCAGCGGGAGGTTGTCGGATGGGAAATTCGCCAGAAAATTCAGTGGTGAATTCTCGCCACCAAGTCCACGGATTTCAAAATTTGTTTGTAGCTGACTCTTCTGTATTTCCTACAGGAGTGAGTGTGGATCCCAGTTTTACCATTATGGCTTTTAGTAAAAAAGCCTCTGAATTTGTAATGGATGTTATGTGA